Proteins encoded within one genomic window of [Enterobacter] lignolyticus SCF1:
- a CDS encoding YggL family protein, with the protein MAKNRSRRLRKKMHIDEFQELGFSVAWRFPEGTSEEQIDKTVDEFINEVIEPNKLAFDGSGYLAWEGLICMQEIGKCTEEHQAAVRKWLEDRQFGDVRLSELFDVWWD; encoded by the coding sequence ATGGCGAAGAACCGTAGCCGTCGTCTGCGTAAGAAAATGCATATCGACGAATTCCAGGAATTAGGATTTTCGGTCGCGTGGCGTTTCCCGGAAGGTACCAGCGAAGAGCAGATCGATAAAACCGTTGATGAGTTTATCAATGAGGTAATTGAGCCGAACAAGCTGGCGTTTGACGGCAGCGGCTATCTGGCATGGGAAGGTCTTATCTGCATGCAGGAAATTGGCAAATGCACCGAAGAGCATCAGGCCGCCGTGCGCAAGTGGCTCGAAGACCGCCAGTTCGGCGATGTTCGTCTGAGCGAACTTTTTGACGTCTGGTGGGACTAA
- a CDS encoding oxidative damage protection protein, with protein MSRTIFCTFLQRDAEGQDFQLYPGELGKRIYNEISKEAWAQWQHKQTMLINEKKLNMMNVEHRKLLEQEMISFLFEGKDVHIEGYTPPEKQ; from the coding sequence ATGAGCAGAACCATTTTTTGTACCTTCCTGCAGCGCGATGCTGAGGGCCAGGATTTCCAGCTTTATCCGGGCGAGCTCGGCAAACGCATCTATAACGAAATCTCCAAGGAAGCCTGGGCGCAGTGGCAGCATAAGCAAACCATGCTGATCAACGAGAAGAAGCTCAACATGATGAACGTTGAGCACCGTAAGCTGCTGGAGCAGGAGATGATAAGCTTCCTGTTTGAAGGTAAAGACGTACACATCGAAGGCTACACGCCGCCAGAAAAACAATAA
- the trmB gene encoding tRNA (guanosine(46)-N7)-methyltransferase TrmB: protein MINDVISPEFDENGRPLRRIRSFVRRQGRLTKGQQHALDHYWPVMGVEFSEQPVDFAALFGRAAPITLEIGFGMGASLVTMAKANPEQNFLGIEVHSPGVGACLSSAHEEGVENLRVMCHDAVEVLHTMIADNSLNMVQLFFPDPWHKARHNKRRIVQAPFAELVKSKLKLGGVFHMATDWEAYAEHMLEVMSSLDGYKNLSESNDYVPRPDSRPVTKFEQRGHRLGHGVWDLMFERVK, encoded by the coding sequence ATGATTAACGACGTCATCTCACCGGAATTTGATGAAAACGGCCGCCCGCTGCGCCGTATTCGTAGCTTCGTCCGCCGCCAGGGCCGCCTGACCAAAGGGCAGCAGCACGCGCTGGACCATTACTGGCCGGTGATGGGCGTTGAGTTCAGCGAGCAGCCGGTCGATTTCGCGGCGCTGTTTGGCCGTGCTGCGCCCATTACCCTGGAAATCGGGTTTGGCATGGGCGCCTCGCTGGTCACGATGGCGAAGGCGAACCCGGAACAGAATTTCCTCGGTATTGAAGTGCATTCCCCGGGCGTCGGCGCCTGCCTCTCCTCCGCCCATGAAGAGGGCGTGGAAAACCTGCGCGTGATGTGTCACGACGCAGTCGAAGTGCTGCACACCATGATTGCGGATAATTCCCTTAACATGGTGCAACTCTTTTTCCCTGACCCATGGCACAAAGCGCGTCATAATAAACGCCGTATCGTTCAGGCGCCGTTTGCCGAACTGGTAAAAAGCAAGCTCAAGCTGGGCGGCGTATTCCACATGGCGACCGACTGGGAAGCGTATGCGGAGCATATGCTGGAAGTGATGTCCTCTCTGGACGGTTATAAAAACCTCTCTGAGAGCAATGACTATGTACCGCGTCCGGATTCGCGTCCGGTCACCAAATTTGAACAGCGTGGCCATCGTCTTGGCCACGGCGTATGGGACTTAATGTTCGAGAGGGTAAAATAA
- a CDS encoding endonuclease domain-containing protein, translating to MEKIRIHARCLRRELTQEERRLWYLLRSRRFAHCKFRRQHPVGSYILDFACCEARLCIELDGGQHSEHQSYDVRRTQWLSQQGWRVLRFWNNELWENEEGVLLTIYESLQARLPSPRPSP from the coding sequence ATGGAAAAAATTCGAATACACGCACGATGCCTCAGGCGTGAACTGACCCAGGAAGAACGCAGGCTTTGGTATTTATTACGCAGCCGGCGTTTCGCGCATTGTAAATTCCGGCGCCAGCACCCGGTGGGTAGCTATATTCTCGACTTTGCCTGCTGCGAGGCCAGGCTCTGCATTGAGCTTGATGGAGGGCAACACAGCGAACACCAGAGTTATGATGTCCGACGCACGCAGTGGCTGAGCCAGCAAGGCTGGAGAGTTTTACGTTTCTGGAATAATGAGTTATGGGAAAACGAAGAGGGCGTATTGCTAACGATTTATGAAAGTTTGCAGGCGCGATTACCCTCACCCCGCCCCTCTCCCTGA
- a CDS encoding DUF2884 domain-containing protein codes for MMRKTLLAAALSVTAFAAQADYQCSVTPRDDVILKPQTVQVKGENGDLVITPDGNVTYNGKQYTLSAAQREQAKDYQTDLRSALPWIDEGARSRVEKGRVALDKIITEQVGASSNMHGRLTKLDAQLKEQMNRIIEHRSDGLTFHYKGVDQVRADGQQLVNQAMGGILQDSINEMGAKAVLKGGGNPLQGILGSLGGLQTAIQDEWKNQEADFQKFGKDVCGRVTALEQSRKALVSGLK; via the coding sequence ATGATGCGCAAAACGCTGCTGGCGGCGGCTCTTTCCGTAACGGCATTCGCGGCACAGGCGGACTATCAGTGCAGCGTCACCCCGCGTGACGATGTGATCCTCAAGCCGCAAACCGTCCAGGTTAAAGGAGAGAACGGCGACCTGGTTATCACGCCGGATGGCAACGTGACCTATAACGGCAAGCAGTACACGCTCAGCGCGGCTCAGCGCGAGCAGGCGAAAGATTATCAGACCGATCTGCGAAGCGCGCTGCCGTGGATTGACGAGGGCGCGCGTTCCCGCGTCGAGAAGGGGCGTGTGGCGCTGGATAAGATAATCACCGAGCAGGTAGGCGCCAGCAGCAATATGCACGGCCGTCTGACCAAACTCGACGCTCAGCTTAAAGAGCAGATGAACCGCATTATCGAGCATCGTTCCGATGGCCTGACGTTCCACTACAAGGGCGTCGACCAGGTTCGCGCCGACGGGCAGCAACTGGTGAATCAGGCGATGGGCGGCATCCTGCAGGACAGCATCAACGAGATGGGGGCGAAAGCCGTACTGAAAGGCGGCGGTAACCCGCTGCAGGGTATTTTAGGCAGCCTCGGCGGCCTGCAGACGGCCATTCAGGACGAATGGAAAAACCAGGAAGCGGATTTCCAGAAGTTTGGTAAAGACGTGTGCGGCCGCGTGACCGCCCTCGAACAGAGCCGCAAGGCGCTGGTGAGTGGGCTGAAGTAA
- a CDS encoding nucleoside permease, whose product MNLKLQLKILSFLQFCLWGSWLTTLGSYMFVTLKFDGASIGAVYSSLGIAAVFMPTLLGIVADKWISAKWVYAFCHLVGAGTLFMAAEVTTPGAMFMIILLNSLAYMPTLGLVNTISYYRLKSAGMEIVTDFPPIRIWGTIGFIIAMWTVSFAGFELSHMQLYIGAALSLVLALFTLTLPHIPVSNQREKQSWSEMLGLDAFALFKNKRMAIFFIFSMMLGAELQITNMFGNTFLHSFDKDPLFASSFIVQHASVMMSISQISETLFILTIPFFLSRYGIKNVMLISIFAWMLRFGLFAWGDPTPFGTVLLVLSMIVYGCAFDFFNISGSVFVEKEVRPEIRASAQGMFLMMTNGFGCILGGIASGKVVEIYTADGITDWHSVWLIFAGYSLVLAFAFIALFKYKHVPTAAGAQTIAH is encoded by the coding sequence ATGAACCTTAAACTGCAGCTTAAAATCTTGTCGTTCCTGCAGTTCTGCTTATGGGGGAGCTGGCTGACTACGCTGGGCTCCTATATGTTCGTAACGCTCAAATTCGACGGCGCATCGATTGGCGCCGTGTACAGCTCTCTGGGTATTGCCGCCGTTTTCATGCCGACGCTGCTCGGGATCGTCGCCGATAAATGGATCAGCGCGAAATGGGTGTACGCCTTCTGCCACCTGGTGGGCGCCGGTACGCTGTTTATGGCGGCGGAAGTCACCACGCCCGGGGCGATGTTCATGATAATCCTGCTGAACTCGCTGGCCTATATGCCAACGCTCGGCCTGGTGAACACTATCTCCTACTATCGCCTGAAATCCGCGGGTATGGAGATCGTGACGGACTTCCCGCCAATCCGTATCTGGGGCACCATCGGCTTTATCATCGCGATGTGGACCGTCAGCTTCGCCGGTTTCGAACTGAGCCATATGCAGCTCTACATCGGTGCAGCGCTCTCCCTGGTGCTGGCGCTGTTTACCCTGACCCTGCCGCATATTCCGGTCTCTAACCAAAGAGAGAAACAGAGCTGGAGCGAAATGCTCGGCCTGGACGCCTTCGCGCTGTTCAAAAACAAACGCATGGCTATCTTCTTCATTTTCTCCATGATGCTGGGCGCCGAGCTGCAGATCACCAACATGTTCGGTAACACCTTCCTGCACAGTTTCGATAAAGACCCGCTGTTCGCCAGCAGCTTTATCGTGCAGCACGCGTCGGTGATGATGTCGATTTCACAAATCTCCGAAACCCTGTTCATCCTCACCATCCCGTTCTTCTTAAGCCGCTACGGCATCAAGAACGTCATGCTGATCAGTATCTTCGCGTGGATGCTGCGCTTCGGTCTGTTCGCCTGGGGCGACCCGACCCCGTTCGGCACCGTGCTGCTGGTGCTGTCGATGATCGTCTACGGCTGCGCCTTCGACTTCTTCAACATTTCCGGTTCGGTATTTGTGGAAAAAGAGGTGAGACCGGAAATCCGCGCCAGCGCCCAGGGGATGTTCCTGATGATGACCAACGGCTTCGGCTGTATCCTCGGCGGTATTGCGAGCGGTAAAGTGGTTGAGATCTACACCGCCGACGGCATCACCGACTGGCATAGCGTATGGCTGATTTTCGCCGGCTACTCGCTGGTACTGGCCTTCGCTTTCATCGCGCTGTTCAAATACAAACATGTCCCGACGGCCGCCGGCGCGCAGACCATCGCGCACTGA
- the mutY gene encoding A/G-specific adenine glycosylase — MQPSEFSAQVLDWYDKYGRKTLPWQIEKTPYKVWLSEVMLQQTQVATVIPYFERFMARFPTVTDLANAPLDEVLHLWTGLGYYARARNLHKAAQQVATLHNGQFPETFDEVAALPGVGRSTAGAILSLSLGQHFPILDGNVKRVLARCYAVGGWPGKKEVENRLWQISEAVTPAKGVERFNQAMMDLGAMVCTRSKPKCELCPLGNGCEAKASSSWAQYPGKKPKQTLPERSGYFLLMQQDNDVLLLQRPPSGLWGGLFCFPQFADEAALREWLAQRQIKADNLTQLTAFRHTFSHFHLDIVPMWLTVHSSAACMDEGGALWYNLAQPPSVGLAAPVERLLQQLRAGALA; from the coding sequence ATGCAACCCTCAGAATTTTCAGCCCAGGTGCTGGACTGGTACGACAAATATGGGCGTAAGACCCTCCCCTGGCAAATAGAGAAGACGCCTTACAAAGTATGGCTCTCTGAGGTGATGTTGCAACAGACGCAGGTCGCCACGGTTATCCCCTATTTTGAACGCTTTATGGCGCGTTTCCCGACGGTGACCGACCTCGCCAACGCGCCGCTCGACGAGGTGCTGCACCTGTGGACCGGCCTCGGCTACTACGCGCGGGCGCGTAATCTGCATAAGGCGGCGCAGCAGGTCGCCACGCTGCACAATGGGCAGTTCCCGGAAACGTTTGATGAGGTCGCCGCGCTGCCGGGCGTCGGGCGCTCCACCGCGGGCGCGATTCTTTCGCTCTCGCTCGGTCAGCATTTCCCCATCCTCGACGGCAACGTCAAGCGCGTGCTGGCGCGCTGCTATGCCGTCGGCGGCTGGCCGGGGAAAAAAGAGGTGGAAAACCGCCTGTGGCAGATAAGCGAAGCGGTCACCCCGGCAAAAGGCGTTGAACGCTTTAACCAGGCGATGATGGATCTTGGTGCGATGGTCTGCACCCGTTCAAAACCAAAGTGCGAGCTCTGCCCTCTCGGCAACGGTTGTGAAGCCAAAGCCAGCAGCAGCTGGGCGCAGTATCCCGGCAAGAAACCAAAGCAGACCCTGCCGGAACGCAGCGGCTATTTTCTGCTAATGCAGCAGGATAACGACGTGCTGCTCCTTCAGCGTCCGCCCAGCGGTCTGTGGGGCGGGCTGTTTTGCTTCCCGCAGTTCGCCGATGAAGCGGCGCTGCGCGAGTGGCTGGCGCAGCGCCAGATAAAGGCCGATAATCTGACCCAGCTTACCGCCTTTCGCCATACATTCAGCCACTTCCATCTGGATATCGTTCCGATGTGGCTTACCGTGCACTCCAGCGCCGCATGCATGGATGAAGGCGGCGCTCTCTGGTATAACTTAGCCCAGCCGCCGTCCGTCGGTTTGGCGGCTCCCGTGGAGCGCCTGTTACAGCAGTTACGCGCCGGAGCGCTGGCGTAA
- the mltC gene encoding membrane-bound lytic murein transglycosylase MltC produces the protein MKKFLALALIAPLLISCSSSNKKGAAYNEEWDKDTNGFDILMGQFAHNIENIWGYKEVLVAGPKDYVKYTDQYQTRSHINFDEGTITVETIAGTDPTGRLRQTIIKTLLMGDDPSSVDLYSDADDIQISKEPFLYGQVVDNTGQPIRWQGRASNYADWLLKNRLQSRNNGLHIIYSVTINLVPNHLDKRAHKYIGMVRQASHKYGVDESLILAIMQTESSFNPYAVSNADALGLMQVVQHSAGRDVYRSQGKSGTPSRSFLFDPASNIDTGTAYLAMLNNVYLSGIDNPTSRRYAVITAYNGGAGSVLRVFADDKVQAANIINSMAPGDVYQTLTTRHPSSESRRYLYKVNTAQKGYRRK, from the coding sequence ATGAAAAAATTTTTAGCGCTAGCTCTGATTGCGCCGTTGCTCATTTCGTGTTCCAGCTCGAATAAAAAAGGCGCTGCCTATAACGAAGAGTGGGACAAGGACACCAACGGCTTTGACATTTTGATGGGGCAGTTTGCCCATAATATTGAAAACATTTGGGGGTACAAGGAAGTTCTGGTCGCCGGGCCGAAAGACTATGTGAAATATACCGACCAGTACCAGACGCGCAGCCACATCAACTTCGACGAGGGTACCATCACCGTTGAGACCATCGCCGGGACGGACCCAACGGGCCGCCTGCGCCAGACCATCATCAAAACGCTGCTGATGGGCGATGACCCGAGCTCGGTCGATCTCTACTCCGACGCCGACGACATTCAGATTTCCAAAGAGCCCTTCCTGTACGGCCAGGTGGTGGATAACACCGGGCAGCCCATCCGCTGGCAGGGCCGGGCGTCTAACTATGCCGACTGGCTGCTGAAAAACCGCCTGCAAAGCCGCAACAACGGCCTGCATATCATTTATAGCGTCACCATTAATCTGGTGCCGAACCACCTCGATAAGCGTGCGCATAAATACATCGGCATGGTGCGTCAGGCGTCGCACAAGTACGGCGTCGACGAGTCGCTGATCCTGGCGATTATGCAGACCGAATCGTCGTTCAACCCGTACGCGGTCAGCAACGCGGACGCGCTCGGCCTGATGCAGGTAGTCCAGCACAGCGCCGGTCGCGACGTGTACCGCTCACAGGGTAAATCCGGAACGCCAAGCCGCAGCTTCCTGTTCGATCCGGCGAGCAATATCGACACCGGCACCGCCTACCTGGCGATGCTTAACAACGTCTATCTGTCCGGTATTGATAACCCGACCTCGCGCCGCTATGCGGTAATCACCGCCTACAACGGCGGCGCCGGCAGCGTGCTGCGCGTTTTTGCCGATGATAAAGTCCAGGCGGCGAACATCATCAACAGTATGGCGCCAGGCGATGTCTACCAGACGTTGACCACCCGTCATCCGTCTTCGGAATCCCGGCGCTACCTGTATAAGGTCAACACCGCGCAGAAAGGCTATCGCCGTAAGTAA